One Bacteroidota bacterium DNA window includes the following coding sequences:
- a CDS encoding C-GCAxxG-C-C family protein, whose amino-acid sequence MESFVADRVQEYAWKQDLNCAQTTLLVLSEKFNIELSPQIIDGSSGLNGAGQYQAQCGLVEGALIFIGIYLRSQRKEKQEIQTMCKTYAQSFENKFGSLSCSRLRPNGFNLTDPPHLCSDLTEQTLLFAIDFISTY is encoded by the coding sequence ATCGAATCATTTGTAGCTGACAGGGTACAAGAATACGCATGGAAACAAGATTTGAATTGCGCTCAAACCACACTTTTGGTTTTATCCGAAAAATTTAATATTGAACTTAGCCCTCAGATTATTGATGGCTCTTCGGGCTTAAACGGTGCCGGACAATATCAGGCTCAATGTGGTTTGGTTGAAGGGGCATTAATTTTTATAGGTATTTATTTGCGCTCACAACGGAAGGAGAAGCAGGAAATTCAAACCATGTGCAAAACATATGCCCAAAGTTTTGAAAACAAATTCGGAAGTTTGAGTTGCAGCCGGCTAAGACCAAACGGTTTTAATTTGACAGATCCTCCGCATCTTTGCAGTGATTTAACGGAACAAACTCTGTTGTTTGCCATTGATTTTATTTCAACCTATTGA
- a CDS encoding TlpA family protein disulfide reductase: MLKKFFIFLFVVGLSFSAFTQEEENPEAFNLTKIGQDVPNFSFTTIDGKTYQMSDLKGKTVLLNFFATWCGPCMKEMPHLEAEIWKEFQTRKFLILALGREHSMDEIVKFNEKKGFTFPIGPDPERKVYNLFFTKYIPRNVLINKEGKIILQEQGYTEEGFKKLIELIDRETK; the protein is encoded by the coding sequence ATGCTCAAAAAATTCTTCATTTTTCTATTCGTGGTTGGACTCTCTTTTAGTGCTTTTACACAAGAAGAAGAAAACCCGGAAGCCTTCAACCTTACTAAAATTGGTCAGGATGTCCCTAACTTTTCGTTTACCACTATCGACGGTAAAACTTATCAGATGTCCGATCTGAAAGGCAAAACCGTACTTCTTAATTTTTTCGCAACCTGGTGCGGCCCCTGCATGAAGGAAATGCCTCATCTGGAAGCTGAAATCTGGAAAGAATTTCAAACACGTAAATTTTTGATTCTAGCCTTAGGCAGAGAACATTCGATGGATGAAATTGTAAAATTCAACGAGAAAAAAGGATTTACTTTTCCAATAGGCCCCGATCCGGAGCGAAAAGTTTACAACCTTTTCTTTACAAAGTATATTCCTCGCAATGTTTTGATAAATAAAGAAGGGAAAATTATTCTTCAGGAACAAGGTTATACCGAAGAAGGATTTAAAAAATTGATCGAACTGATTGATCGGGAAACAAAATAA
- a CDS encoding CvpA family protein, with protein MNILDIILIIPIVWLTYRGFQKGFIIELSSLVALILGIYFAINFSYFAADFLSRNFDIGDKYLSIFAFVFTFMVVVFMVFLIGKILEKFVDIILLGFVNKIVGAVFGIIKALFLLSVILWIINSFDYSKSIIKENTIQKSMLYGPIEKFAPMIVPKLSLDKIRNIKNPFIDKEDLKKI; from the coding sequence ATGAATATTTTAGATATTATATTGATTATCCCCATAGTTTGGCTGACTTACCGTGGTTTTCAAAAAGGATTTATTATTGAACTTAGTTCGCTGGTCGCCTTAATACTTGGAATTTATTTCGCGATCAATTTCTCTTACTTTGCTGCAGATTTTCTGTCCCGTAATTTCGATATTGGAGATAAATATTTATCAATTTTTGCCTTTGTTTTTACATTTATGGTGGTTGTTTTTATGGTATTTCTCATTGGGAAAATACTCGAAAAATTTGTTGATATTATATTGTTGGGCTTTGTTAATAAAATAGTTGGGGCTGTTTTCGGAATAATAAAAGCGTTATTTTTGTTAAGTGTTATTTTGTGGATCATCAATAGTTTTGATTATAGCAAATCCATCATCAAGGAAAATACAATACAAAAGTCAATGCTTTATGGCCCTATTGAAAAATTTGCACCGATGATCGTTCCCAAACTTAGTCTTGACAAAATAAGGAACATTAAAAATCCTTTTATTGATAAAGAAGATCTGAAAAAAATATAA
- a CDS encoding phosphoglycerate kinase: MKTINQFSFKNKKALIRVDFNVPLDENFEITDTSRIDATIPTIKKVLKDGGSVILMSHLGRPKGGPEDKFSLKHLLKYLSSALKLEVQFVNDCIGEEAKQKAVNLKNREVLLLENLRFYKEETAGDEDFSKKLASLGDAYINDAFGTAHRAHASTAIIAKYFPENKMFGYIMNDEITNINKVMVDPRRPFTAILGGAKVSGKVEVITNLLDKVDNLIIGGGMMFTFIKALGGNIGNSLVEESLFALAVDTINFAKDENVNLYLPTDAIIADGFSNDAKTTVSSSYNIPDGWMGLDIGPETIKKYKSIIEDSTTILWNGPMGVFEMSNFENGTKDIALAVAKATKKGAYSLIGGGDSVAAINKYHLKDQVSYISTGGGAMLEYIEGKILPGIQAIEE, from the coding sequence ATGAAAACAATCAATCAGTTCAGCTTTAAAAACAAAAAAGCATTAATCAGGGTTGATTTTAATGTTCCCTTGGATGAAAATTTTGAAATTACTGACACCTCAAGAATTGATGCTACAATTCCAACGATAAAAAAGGTTTTGAAAGATGGGGGATCTGTCATTTTAATGTCACATTTAGGGCGACCTAAAGGTGGTCCCGAAGATAAATTTTCACTTAAACATCTGTTAAAGTATTTATCATCTGCGTTAAAACTTGAAGTACAATTTGTCAACGATTGTATTGGTGAGGAAGCTAAACAAAAAGCAGTAAACCTGAAAAACAGAGAAGTGCTGCTTCTTGAAAATTTAAGGTTTTATAAAGAAGAAACCGCAGGGGACGAGGACTTTTCAAAAAAGCTCGCTTCACTTGGGGATGCTTATATCAATGATGCTTTTGGAACAGCGCACCGCGCTCATGCATCAACAGCAATAATTGCCAAATATTTCCCTGAAAATAAAATGTTTGGTTACATTATGAACGATGAAATTACCAATATCAATAAGGTGATGGTTGATCCACGGCGACCATTTACTGCAATATTGGGAGGTGCCAAAGTATCGGGTAAAGTTGAGGTGATCACAAATCTTTTGGATAAGGTTGACAACCTTATTATTGGGGGAGGAATGATGTTCACGTTTATTAAAGCCCTTGGAGGAAATATCGGGAATTCGCTCGTTGAAGAATCACTTTTTGCATTGGCAGTTGACACCATCAATTTTGCCAAGGACGAAAATGTGAATCTCTACTTACCAACTGACGCAATTATTGCAGATGGATTTTCAAATGATGCAAAAACAACCGTTTCCTCATCTTATAATATTCCGGATGGATGGATGGGTTTGGACATCGGCCCGGAAACAATTAAAAAATACAAATCGATTATTGAGGATTCAACAACCATTCTTTGGAATGGGCCCATGGGTGTTTTCGAAATGTCGAATTTTGAAAATGGCACAAAAGATATTGCTCTGGCGGTTGCAAAGGCTACTAAAAAAGGAGCTTACTCATTAATTGGTGGTGGTGATTCAGTGGCCGCCATAAATAAATATCACTTAAAGGATCAGGTAAGTTATATTTCTACCGGTGGTGGCGCCATGCTTGAATATATTGAAGGAAAAATCCTACCCGGAATCCAGGCAATAGAAGAATAA
- a CDS encoding ATP-binding cassette domain-containing protein, whose translation MIEAREISKSFADKKVLDNVSVSFKQGQTNLIIGQSGSGKTVLMKCLVGLYNADEGQVIYDGRSFTNMSNKQQMEIRQEVGMLFQGGALFDSKSVEENVMFPLSMFTQMTLEEKRERVNFCLKRVNLENVNKLLPSELSGGMVKRVAIARAISMNPKYLFCDEPNSGLDPRTAGVIDNLIKEITIEYNITTIINTHDMNSVLEIGDSIAYIFNGKLSWTGDNKDILHTQNAELNDFIFSNELTRRLKTR comes from the coding sequence ATGATTGAGGCCAGGGAAATATCAAAGAGTTTTGCCGATAAAAAAGTTTTGGACAATGTTTCTGTGTCGTTCAAACAGGGACAAACAAACCTGATTATTGGACAAAGTGGTTCGGGTAAAACTGTTCTGATGAAATGCCTTGTGGGTCTTTATAATGCTGATGAGGGGCAGGTAATTTATGATGGCCGCTCATTTACGAATATGAGCAACAAACAGCAAATGGAAATTCGGCAGGAGGTGGGTATGCTTTTTCAGGGAGGGGCACTGTTCGATTCAAAAAGTGTTGAAGAAAACGTGATGTTTCCGCTTTCGATGTTTACACAAATGACTCTTGAAGAAAAGCGTGAACGGGTTAATTTTTGTTTAAAGCGGGTCAATCTTGAAAATGTTAATAAATTATTGCCTTCCGAGTTAAGTGGTGGAATGGTTAAGCGGGTCGCGATTGCCAGAGCAATTTCAATGAACCCCAAATATTTATTTTGTGATGAGCCCAATTCAGGTCTGGATCCACGTACAGCTGGTGTTATCGATAATCTGATTAAAGAAATTACGATAGAATATAATATTACCACCATCATTAATACGCACGATATGAATTCAGTATTAGAGATTGGTGATAGTATCGCTTATATTTTTAATGGAAAACTTTCGTGGACCGGTGATAACAAAGATATTTTACACACCCAAAATGCTGAATTGAATGATTTTATTTTTTCCAACGAATTGACCAGAAGATTAAAAACACGATGA